Proteins encoded by one window of Paenibacillus urinalis:
- a CDS encoding aminoglycoside phosphotransferase family protein — MTQEEVLSGGNVNHIVRIGDTVRRPTGYWSTSVHELLTHLERQGFEGAPKFLGIDEFGREILTFVTGDMNKPELESHTWWMDETLVDFAHLLRQFHDATRSFVPSPEAKWQLTGPDGAEHEVICHNDAAFYNLVFQNGKAAALIDFDMAGPGPRLWDIAYTLYTSVPLGRFTPDFSSETMEVIQYQREKDAQERRRRIQLFFESYGLPVPNNMKEWIIDRLVVLCDTIRNFAANGNQAFQKMMDEGHLAHYENEIQFIKKHYEDWI; from the coding sequence ATGACTCAAGAAGAGGTATTAAGCGGCGGAAACGTAAATCATATCGTTCGTATAGGAGACACCGTTCGACGTCCTACAGGATATTGGAGCACAAGTGTTCATGAATTGCTTACGCATTTAGAAAGACAAGGGTTCGAGGGAGCACCAAAATTTCTTGGCATTGATGAATTTGGCCGTGAGATATTAACATTTGTGACTGGTGATATGAACAAGCCGGAGTTAGAATCGCATACTTGGTGGATGGACGAGACGCTTGTGGACTTTGCCCACCTGTTACGACAATTTCATGATGCGACCCGATCCTTTGTTCCAAGTCCTGAAGCCAAATGGCAGCTTACAGGCCCTGACGGTGCCGAACACGAAGTAATATGTCATAACGATGCCGCGTTCTATAACCTTGTCTTTCAGAATGGGAAGGCCGCAGCACTCATTGATTTTGACATGGCTGGCCCAGGTCCGCGCCTGTGGGATATTGCATATACCCTTTACACGTCCGTACCGCTGGGTCGTTTTACACCTGACTTTTCTTCTGAAACGATGGAAGTAATACAGTATCAGCGTGAAAAAGATGCGCAAGAGCGCCGGCGCCGAATACAATTGTTTTTTGAATCTTATGGATTACCCGTTCCTAACAATATGAAGGAGTGGATTATTGATCGATTGGTTGTACTATGTGATACGATAAGAAACTTTGCAGCTAACGGTAATCAAGCCTTTCAAAAAATGATGGATGAGGGACATTTGGCACACTACGAGAATGAGATTCAATTTATAAAAAAACATTATGAAGACTGGATATAG